One Cicer arietinum cultivar CDC Frontier isolate Library 1 chromosome 8, Cicar.CDCFrontier_v2.0, whole genome shotgun sequence DNA segment encodes these proteins:
- the LOC101509937 gene encoding cytochrome P450 71D10-like, which translates to MEFHNPFTNITFIASFVFLLMIFKIFKRWSSKNSTTNLPPGPWTLPLIGNIHQIISNSLPHHCFKNLAEKYGPLMHLKLGEISHVIVSSPEMAKEVMKTHDFTFCDRPSLLLLSILTYNGSDIAFSKYGEKWRQLRKMIVVELLNAKRVQSFRPIREEEVSDLVKSIYESEGSVVNLTKMIYSMTYGITGRAAFGKKNQQQQVFISAFEKILIILGGFCIADLFPSIKILLERVSSTKTKFEKLCRETDGILQDIINDHKNSDKEARDEDLVDVLLKLQQENKHSENPLTDDNIKSVIQDLFAAGSETSSSTVLWGMSEMVKNPKVMEEAQAEVRRVYGSKGYVDETELNQLIYLKSVIKETLRLHPPIPLLVPRESREKCQINGYDIPAKTIVAVNVWAIGRDPRYWVEAESFKPERFENSLVDFRGTDFELLPFGAGRRVCPGIIFAIPNIELPLAQLLYHFDWKLPNGLKNEELNMTEQFGITVGRKHDLCLIPIPRRA; encoded by the exons ATGGAGTTTCACAACCCTTTCACTAATATTACCTTTATTGCTTCTTTTGTCTTCCTTTTGatgatattcaaaatatttaaaagatggAGTTCTAAAAATTCCACTACCAATTTACCACCAGGACCATGGACCCTACCCCTTATAGGAAACATACATCAAATTATCAGCAACTCACTTCCCCATCATTGCTTCAAAAATTTGGCAGAGAAATATGGTCCTTTAATGCACCTTAAACTAGGAGAGATATCACATGTAATAGTTAGTTCACCTGAAATGGCCAAAGAGGTTATGAAAACACATGACTTCACCTTTTGTGATAGACCATCATTGCTTTTGCTTTCGATACTTACTTACAATGGTTCAGACATTGCCTTCTCTAAATATGGAGAAAAGTGGAGGCAACTTCGAAAGATGATTGTTGTTGAGCTATTAAATGCAAAGCGTGTTCAATCATTTAGGCCCATAAGAGAAGAAGAGGTGTCAGATCTTGTTAAATCAATATATGAATCTGAAGGCTCAGTTGTTAATCTCACTAAAATGATTTACTCAATGACATATGGAATAACAGGGCGAGCAGCTTTTGGAAAAAAGAACCAACAACAACAAGTTTTCATATCAGCTTTTGAGAAAATATTGATCATATTGGGAGGATTTTGTATTGCTGATCTTTTTCCTTCTATAAAAATATTGCTTGAAAGGGTGAGTAGTACAAAGACTAAATTTGAAAAACTTTGTAGAGAGACTGATGGAATATTGCAAGACATCATCAATGATCACAAAAACAGTGACAAAGAAGCAAGGGATGAAGATCTAGTAGATGTTCTTCTCAAGCTTCAACAAGAAAATAAACACTCGGAAAATCCATTGACTGATGACAATATTAAATCAGTCATTCAG GATTTGTTCGCTGCTGGTAGCGAAACATCATCAAGTACTGTGTTATGGGGGATGTCTGAGATGGTAAAGAATCCAAAGGTGATGGAAGAAGCACAAGCTGAGGTAAGAAGAGTGTATGGTAGCAAGGGGTATGTGGATGAGACAGAGTTGAACCAATTGATATACTTAAAGTCAGTCATCAAAGAAACGTTGAGGTTGCATCCACCTATACCATTGTTAGTTCCAAGAGAAAGTAGAGAGAAATGTCAAATAAATGGATATGATATCCCAGCCAAAACAATAGTTGCTGTTAATGTTTGGGCAATTGGAAGAGATCCAAGGTATTGGGTTGAAGCTGAGAGTTTTAAACCTGAAAGGTTTGAGAATAGTCTAGTAGATTTTAGAGGCACAGATTTTGAATTGTTACCATTTGGTGCTGGAAGGAGGGTGTGTCCAGGCATTATCTTTGCCATACCTAACATTGAGTTACCTCTTGCTCAGTTACTTTACCATTTTGATTGGAAGCTTCCCAATGGATTGAAGAATGAAGAACTGAATATGACTGAGCAATTTGGTATTACTGTAGGAAGAAAACATGACCTATGTTTGATTCCTATTCCTCGACGTGCTTGA
- the LOC101509605 gene encoding cytochrome P450 71D10-like — protein MEFHNPFTNITFIASFVFILMIFKIFKRWSSKSSTTNLPPGPWTLPLIGNIYQIISNSLPHHCFKNLAEKYGPLMHLKLGEISHVIVSSPEMAKEVMKTHDFTFCDRPSLLLLSILTYNGSDIAFSKYGEKWRQLRKMIVVELLNAKRVQSFRSIREEEVSDLVKSIYESEGSVVNLTKMIYSMTYGITGRAAFGKKNQQQQVFISAFEKILIILGGFCIADLFPSIKILLERVSSTKTKFEKLCRETDGILQDIINDHKNSDKEARDEDLVDVLLKLQQENKHSENPLTDDNIKSVIQDLFAAGSETSSSTVLWGMSEMVKNPKVMEEAQAEVRRVYGSKGYVDETELNQLIYLKSVIKETLRLHPPIPLLVPRESREKCQINGYDIPAKTIVAVNVWAIGRDPRYWVEAESFKPERFENSLVDFRGTDFELLPFGAGRRVCPGIIFAIPNIELPLAQLLYHFDWKLPNGLKNEELNMTEQFGITVGRKHDLCLIPIPRRA, from the exons ATGGAGTTTCACAACCCTTTCACTAATATTACCTTTATTGCTTCTTTTGTCTTTATCTTGatgatattcaaaatatttaaaagatggAGTTCTAAAAGTTCCACTACCAATTTACCACCAGGACCATGGACCCTACCCCTTATAGGaaacatatatcaaattatcaGCAACTCACTTCCACATCATTGCTTCAAAAATTTGGCAGAGAAATATGGACCTTTAATGCACCTTAAACTAGGAGAGATTTCACATGTAATAGTTAGTTCACCTGAAATGGCCAAAGAGGTTATGAAAACACATGACTTCACCTTTTGTGATAGACCATCATTGCTTTTGCTTTCGATACTTACTTACAATGGTTCAGACATTGCCTTCTCTAAGTATGGAGAAAAGTGGAGGCAACTTCGAAAGATGATTGTTGTTGAGCTATTAAATGCAAAGCGTGTTCAATCATTTAGGTCCATAAGAGAAGAAGAGGTGTCAGATCTTGTTAAATCAATATATGAATCTGAAGGCTCAGTTGTTAATCTCACTAAAATGATTTACTCAATGACATATGGAATAACTGGGCGAGCAGCTTTTGGAAAAAAGAACCAACAACAACAAGTTTTCATATCAGCTTTTGAGAAAATATTGATCATATTGGGAGGATTTTGTATTGCTGATCTTTTTCCTTCTATAAAAATATTGCTTGAAAGGGTGAGTAGTACAAAGACTAAATTTGAAAAACTTTGTAGAGAGACTGATGGAATATTGCAAGACATCATCAATGATCACAAAAACAGTGACAAAGAAGCAAGGGATGAAGATCTAGTAGATGTTCTTCTCAAGCTTCAACAAGAAAATAAACACTCGGAAAATCCATTGACTGATGACAATATTAAATCAGTCATCCAG GATTTGTTCGCTGCTGGTAGCGAAACATCATCAAGTACTGTGTTATGGGGAATGTCTGAGATGGTAAAGAATCCAAAGGTGATGGAAGAAGCACAAGCTGAGGTAAGAAGAGTGTATGGTAGCAAGGGGTATGTGGATGAGACAGAGTTGAACCAATTGATATACTTAAAGTCAGTCATCAAAGAAACGTTGAGGTTGCATCCACCTATACCATTGTTAGTTCCAAGAGAAAGTAGAGAGAAATGTCAAATAAATGGATATGATATCCCAGCCAAAACAATAGTTGCTGTTAATGTTTGGGCAATTGGAAGAGATCCAAGGTATTGGGTTGAAGCTGAGAGTTTTAAACCTGAAAGGTTTGAGAATAGTCTAGTAGATTTTAGAGGCACAGATTTTGAATTGTTACCATTTGGTGCTGGAAGGAGGGTGTGTCCAGGCATTATCTTTGCCATACCTAACATTGAGTTACCTCTTGCTCAGTTACTTTACCATTTTGATTGGAAGCTTCCCAATGGATTGAAGAATGAAGAACTGAATATGACTGAGCAATTTGGTATTACTGTAGGAAGAAAACATGACCTATGTTTGATTCCTATTCCTCGACGTGCTTGA